Proteins encoded within one genomic window of Panicum virgatum strain AP13 chromosome 1N, P.virgatum_v5, whole genome shotgun sequence:
- the LOC120657398 gene encoding ethylene-responsive transcription factor 1-like gives MCGGAILANLTKQPGPRRLTERDLWQEKKKPKRSAGGGRRWFLAEEDEDFEADFEDFQGDSDESDLELGEGEDDDVVEIKPFAAKRTSSKDGLSTMITAGYDGPAARSAKRKRKNQYRGIRQRPWGKWAAEIRDPQKGVRVWLGTFNSPEEAARAYDAEARRIRGKKAKVNFPDAPTVSQKRRSGPAAAKAPKLSVEQKPTVKPAVNNLANANASFYPPADYTSNQQFVQHANMPFHPAMNSASPTEDPVMNLHSDQGSNSFDCSDLSWENDTKTSDITSIAPISTIAEGDESAFVNSNLNNSLVPSVMGNNAVDLTDGLTDLEPYMRFLLDDGASESIDNLLNLDGSEDVMSNMDLWSFDDMPATGDFY, from the exons ATGTGCGGCGGTGCGATCCTCGCCAACCTCACCAAGCAGCCGGGCCCGCGCCGGCTCACGGAGCGGGACCTCTGGCAGGAGAAGAAGAAGCCCAAGAGGAGCGCCGGCGGGGGTAGGCGCTGGTTCCTGGCTGAGGAGGATGAGGACTTCGAGGCCGACTTCGAGGACTTCCAGGGCGACTCCGACGAGTCAGATTTGGAGCtcggggagggggaggacgacgacgtcgTCGAGATCAAGCCCTTCGCCGCCAAGAGGACTTCCTCCAAAG ATGGCTTAAGCACCATGATTACTGCTGGTTATGATGGCCCTGCAGCAAGGTCAGCcaaaaggaagagaaagaatcAATACAGGGGCATCCGCCAGCGCCCTTGGGGTAAGTGGGCTGCTGAGATCAGAGATCCTCAGAAGGGTGTTCGTGTCTGGCTTGGTACTTTCAACAGTCCTGAGGAAGCTGCAAGAGCTTATGATGCTGAAGCACGCAGGATCCGTGGTAAGAAGGCCAAGGTTAACTTCCCTGATGCACCAACAGTTTCTCAGAAGCGTCGTAGTGGCCCAGCTGCCGCTAAAGCACCCAAGTTAAGTGTGGAACAGAAGCCTACTGTCAAACCAGCAGTGAACAACCTTGCCAACGCAAATGCATCTTTCTACCCACCTGCTGACTACACCTCAAACCAGCAATTTGTTCAGCATGCCAATATGCCATTTCATCCAGCAATGAACTCTGCTAGTCCTACTGAGGATCCAGTTATGAATCTGCACTCTGACCAGGGAAGTAACTCTTTTGATTGCTCAGACTTGAGCTGGGAGAATGATACCAAGACTTCAGACATAACATCCATTGCTCCCATTTCCACCATAGCTGAAGGTGATGAGTCTGCATTTGTCAACAGCAATTTGAACAACTCACTGGTGCCTTCTGTTATGGGGAACAATGCAGTTGATCTCACTGATGGGCTGACAGATTTAGAACCCTACATGAGGTTTCTTCTGGATGATGGTGCAAGTGAGTCAATTGATAACCTTCTGAACCTTGATGGATCTGAGGATGTTATGAGCAACATGGATCTCTGGAGCTTTGATGACATGCCTGCCACTGGCGATTTCTATTGA